Proteins encoded by one window of Rhodamnia argentea isolate NSW1041297 chromosome 6, ASM2092103v1, whole genome shotgun sequence:
- the LOC115726846 gene encoding transcription factor bHLH111 isoform X2 codes for MAEECAESSVAIAAAGTVQPGSWWQDPHGSSISPPPPPAWIHGSNHNPWGHHNQNPSSNDSPCDEAVSISSSAYTNTSIHSGLTVESSGRFLESTSSPNELIGEHLSDHHLWNHVLLVGSGGDLHSHQHEVPENLLDSLSSKTMSNLNSFEPPSATSSCSNYLKKSGNTYNIWDFPNTSLNGSTFMQGQRFSSNHKLSTSVGDWSIAPPDPEVNLPFGSSPMSLSSSSTCHGLCGSTILRPQYSGELEASVGTALFRRSPSVYSSNNVLGDGFGPTNASITADNGRYYGGAAGSSSRGFDDDDTSSSFSSRIGRRFKTLNLSDCKIKPVSSPPVRANMRGQGNTSEGKKKRSEDGSETVAKKPKHESAAVSSSKMQVTKVKLGDRITALQQIVSPFGKTDTASVLMEAIGYIKFLQEQVRLLVSNPYLKTNPHKDPWGALDRIEKGDFRVDLKTRGLCLVPVSCTPQVYRDNTGSDYWTPPYRGVLYR; via the exons ATGGCCGAAGAATGCGCCGAGAGCTCCGTCGCCATCGCCGCCGCTGGGACCGTGCAGCCGGGCAGCTGGTGGCAAGATCCCCATGGAAGCTCtatatctcctcctcctcctcctgcatgGATTCATGGTAGCAACCACAACCCATGGGGCCACCACAACCAAAACCCTAGCTCCAACGACTCCCCCTGTGACGAAGCTGTTTCGATCTCGTCCTCGGCCTATACTAACACATCGATCCACTCGGGACTGACCGTCGAGTCCTCTGGCCGGTTTCTTGAGTCGACTTCCTCGCCAAACGAGTTGATTGGGGAGCATCTTTCTGACCATCATCTCTGGAACCATGTGTTACT TGTCGGAAGCGGCGGAGATTTACACAGCCACCAGCACGAGGTGCCCGAGAACCTTCTCGATTCCCTCTCCTCCAAGACCATGTCAAACCTGAATAGCTTCGAACCACCAAGTGCAACCTCCTCGTGCAGCAATTACTTGAAGAAATCAGGCAACACTTACAACATTTGGGACTTCCCAAACACCAGCCTCAACGGGTCGACCTTCATGCAAGGCCAGAGGTTTAGCTCGAATCATAAGCTGTCCACATCCGTCGGCGACTGGTCAATAGCACCTCCCGACCCGGAAGTCAACCTCCCCTTCGGCTCGAGCCCAATGTCATTGAGCTCCTCCTCCACGTGTCACGGTCTGTGCGGGTCGACAATCTTACGCCCTCAATATAGTGGCGAGCTCGAAGCATCAGTTGGAACAGCACTGTTCAGGAGATCGCCGAGCGTTTACAGTAGTAACAATGTTCTTGGAGACGGGTTTGGGCCTACGAACGCGTCGATCACGGCAGATAATGGTAGATACTACGGCGGAGCAGCTGGTTCCTCGTCCAGAGGCTTCGACGACGACGATACGTCATCCTCTTTCAGCAGCAGAATAGGGAGGCGCTTCAAGACGTTGAATTTATCCGACTGTAAGATCAAGCCTGTGTCGTCTCCCCCG GTAAGGGCCAACATGAGAGGACAAGGAAATACAAGtgagggcaaaaagaaaagatcagAAGACGGTTCGGAGACGGTCGCCAAGAAACCAAAGCACGAGAGCGCCGCAGTTTCATCTTCCAAG ATGCAGGTAACGAAAGTCAAGCTTGGGGACAGGATTACAGCCCTTCAGCAAATTGTGTCGCCATTCGGAAAG ACCGACACTGCATCGGTTCTAATGGAAGCGATCGGGTACATAAAGTTTCTCCAAGAGCAAGTGCGG CTGCTAGTGAGCAACCCCTATTTGAAGACGAATCCCCACAAG GATCCATGGGGAGCGTTGGATAGGATAGAGAAGGGAGATTTTAGGGTTGATCTCAAAACCAGAGGACTTTGCTTAGTCCCGGTCTCGTGCACACCTCAAGTCTACCGCGACAACACGGGGTCGGACTACTGGACGCCGCCATATCGAGGGGTTCTATATAGGTGA
- the LOC115726846 gene encoding transcription factor bHLH111 isoform X3 produces MAEECAESSVAIAAAGTVQPGSWWQDPHGSSISPPPPPAWIHGSNHNPWGHHNQNPSSNDSPCDEAVSISSSAYTNTSIHSGLTVESSGRFLESTSSPNELIGEHLSDHHLWNHVLLSVGSGGDLHSHQHEVPENLLDSLSSKTMSNLNSFEPPSATSSCSNYLKKSGNTYNIWDFPNTSLNGSTFMQGQRFSSNHKLSTSVGDWSIAPPDPEVNLPFGSSPMSLSSSSTCHGLCGSTILRPQYSGELEASVGTALFRRSPSVYSSNNVLGDGFGPTNASITADNGRYYGGAAGSSSRGFDDDDTSSSFSSRIGRRFKTLNLSDCKIKPVSSPPVRANMRGQGNTSEGKKKRSEDGSETVAKKPKHESAAVSSSKVTKVKLGDRITALQQIVSPFGKTDTASVLMEAIGYIKFLQEQVRLLVSNPYLKTNPHKDPWGALDRIEKGDFRVDLKTRGLCLVPVSCTPQVYRDNTGSDYWTPPYRGVLYR; encoded by the exons ATGGCCGAAGAATGCGCCGAGAGCTCCGTCGCCATCGCCGCCGCTGGGACCGTGCAGCCGGGCAGCTGGTGGCAAGATCCCCATGGAAGCTCtatatctcctcctcctcctcctgcatgGATTCATGGTAGCAACCACAACCCATGGGGCCACCACAACCAAAACCCTAGCTCCAACGACTCCCCCTGTGACGAAGCTGTTTCGATCTCGTCCTCGGCCTATACTAACACATCGATCCACTCGGGACTGACCGTCGAGTCCTCTGGCCGGTTTCTTGAGTCGACTTCCTCGCCAAACGAGTTGATTGGGGAGCATCTTTCTGACCATCATCTCTGGAACCATGTGTTACT AAGTGTCGGAAGCGGCGGAGATTTACACAGCCACCAGCACGAGGTGCCCGAGAACCTTCTCGATTCCCTCTCCTCCAAGACCATGTCAAACCTGAATAGCTTCGAACCACCAAGTGCAACCTCCTCGTGCAGCAATTACTTGAAGAAATCAGGCAACACTTACAACATTTGGGACTTCCCAAACACCAGCCTCAACGGGTCGACCTTCATGCAAGGCCAGAGGTTTAGCTCGAATCATAAGCTGTCCACATCCGTCGGCGACTGGTCAATAGCACCTCCCGACCCGGAAGTCAACCTCCCCTTCGGCTCGAGCCCAATGTCATTGAGCTCCTCCTCCACGTGTCACGGTCTGTGCGGGTCGACAATCTTACGCCCTCAATATAGTGGCGAGCTCGAAGCATCAGTTGGAACAGCACTGTTCAGGAGATCGCCGAGCGTTTACAGTAGTAACAATGTTCTTGGAGACGGGTTTGGGCCTACGAACGCGTCGATCACGGCAGATAATGGTAGATACTACGGCGGAGCAGCTGGTTCCTCGTCCAGAGGCTTCGACGACGACGATACGTCATCCTCTTTCAGCAGCAGAATAGGGAGGCGCTTCAAGACGTTGAATTTATCCGACTGTAAGATCAAGCCTGTGTCGTCTCCCCCG GTAAGGGCCAACATGAGAGGACAAGGAAATACAAGtgagggcaaaaagaaaagatcagAAGACGGTTCGGAGACGGTCGCCAAGAAACCAAAGCACGAGAGCGCCGCAGTTTCATCTTCCAAG GTAACGAAAGTCAAGCTTGGGGACAGGATTACAGCCCTTCAGCAAATTGTGTCGCCATTCGGAAAG ACCGACACTGCATCGGTTCTAATGGAAGCGATCGGGTACATAAAGTTTCTCCAAGAGCAAGTGCGG CTGCTAGTGAGCAACCCCTATTTGAAGACGAATCCCCACAAG GATCCATGGGGAGCGTTGGATAGGATAGAGAAGGGAGATTTTAGGGTTGATCTCAAAACCAGAGGACTTTGCTTAGTCCCGGTCTCGTGCACACCTCAAGTCTACCGCGACAACACGGGGTCGGACTACTGGACGCCGCCATATCGAGGGGTTCTATATAGGTGA
- the LOC115726846 gene encoding transcription factor bHLH111 isoform X1, which yields MAEECAESSVAIAAAGTVQPGSWWQDPHGSSISPPPPPAWIHGSNHNPWGHHNQNPSSNDSPCDEAVSISSSAYTNTSIHSGLTVESSGRFLESTSSPNELIGEHLSDHHLWNHVLLSVGSGGDLHSHQHEVPENLLDSLSSKTMSNLNSFEPPSATSSCSNYLKKSGNTYNIWDFPNTSLNGSTFMQGQRFSSNHKLSTSVGDWSIAPPDPEVNLPFGSSPMSLSSSSTCHGLCGSTILRPQYSGELEASVGTALFRRSPSVYSSNNVLGDGFGPTNASITADNGRYYGGAAGSSSRGFDDDDTSSSFSSRIGRRFKTLNLSDCKIKPVSSPPVRANMRGQGNTSEGKKKRSEDGSETVAKKPKHESAAVSSSKMQVTKVKLGDRITALQQIVSPFGKTDTASVLMEAIGYIKFLQEQVRLLVSNPYLKTNPHKDPWGALDRIEKGDFRVDLKTRGLCLVPVSCTPQVYRDNTGSDYWTPPYRGVLYR from the exons ATGGCCGAAGAATGCGCCGAGAGCTCCGTCGCCATCGCCGCCGCTGGGACCGTGCAGCCGGGCAGCTGGTGGCAAGATCCCCATGGAAGCTCtatatctcctcctcctcctcctgcatgGATTCATGGTAGCAACCACAACCCATGGGGCCACCACAACCAAAACCCTAGCTCCAACGACTCCCCCTGTGACGAAGCTGTTTCGATCTCGTCCTCGGCCTATACTAACACATCGATCCACTCGGGACTGACCGTCGAGTCCTCTGGCCGGTTTCTTGAGTCGACTTCCTCGCCAAACGAGTTGATTGGGGAGCATCTTTCTGACCATCATCTCTGGAACCATGTGTTACT AAGTGTCGGAAGCGGCGGAGATTTACACAGCCACCAGCACGAGGTGCCCGAGAACCTTCTCGATTCCCTCTCCTCCAAGACCATGTCAAACCTGAATAGCTTCGAACCACCAAGTGCAACCTCCTCGTGCAGCAATTACTTGAAGAAATCAGGCAACACTTACAACATTTGGGACTTCCCAAACACCAGCCTCAACGGGTCGACCTTCATGCAAGGCCAGAGGTTTAGCTCGAATCATAAGCTGTCCACATCCGTCGGCGACTGGTCAATAGCACCTCCCGACCCGGAAGTCAACCTCCCCTTCGGCTCGAGCCCAATGTCATTGAGCTCCTCCTCCACGTGTCACGGTCTGTGCGGGTCGACAATCTTACGCCCTCAATATAGTGGCGAGCTCGAAGCATCAGTTGGAACAGCACTGTTCAGGAGATCGCCGAGCGTTTACAGTAGTAACAATGTTCTTGGAGACGGGTTTGGGCCTACGAACGCGTCGATCACGGCAGATAATGGTAGATACTACGGCGGAGCAGCTGGTTCCTCGTCCAGAGGCTTCGACGACGACGATACGTCATCCTCTTTCAGCAGCAGAATAGGGAGGCGCTTCAAGACGTTGAATTTATCCGACTGTAAGATCAAGCCTGTGTCGTCTCCCCCG GTAAGGGCCAACATGAGAGGACAAGGAAATACAAGtgagggcaaaaagaaaagatcagAAGACGGTTCGGAGACGGTCGCCAAGAAACCAAAGCACGAGAGCGCCGCAGTTTCATCTTCCAAG ATGCAGGTAACGAAAGTCAAGCTTGGGGACAGGATTACAGCCCTTCAGCAAATTGTGTCGCCATTCGGAAAG ACCGACACTGCATCGGTTCTAATGGAAGCGATCGGGTACATAAAGTTTCTCCAAGAGCAAGTGCGG CTGCTAGTGAGCAACCCCTATTTGAAGACGAATCCCCACAAG GATCCATGGGGAGCGTTGGATAGGATAGAGAAGGGAGATTTTAGGGTTGATCTCAAAACCAGAGGACTTTGCTTAGTCCCGGTCTCGTGCACACCTCAAGTCTACCGCGACAACACGGGGTCGGACTACTGGACGCCGCCATATCGAGGGGTTCTATATAGGTGA
- the LOC115726922 gene encoding uncharacterized protein At2g02148, translating into MGGRVPVEHYDLRAASSFVGASSLHDLNTVDDIGGVSRDAVTEDSLDNDDDSAAVECIHDSYRASLPIHGVGAEEDRSSLEDVGPSRSSYDVLTIDDVSPIESSRARFLQIIVDHFITDHVVEVSDPEADYSAQSGQGQLNKRKSREVQFEGDPRFALPLMYVANMYETLVSDVNVRLTSLNGIREKTIGVALEAAGGLYRRLAKKFPKKGPCTFRRRELATSVETRTRFPELVIQEEKRVRFVVVNGLDIVEKPDSMSIDNAEWFKRLTGRTEVAISPRDYKFYSPRHKYRRIVSNSVSTISALPPYHGRDSSAMSPAGEGYRSIGEPQSQQSTAKHDMQPMSHQSQFHPIHQSHHQPIHQSQHASHFSSTHHCGSSSNLPDLAHSHHSSPISQHMACLQPLNGGHVGGRLHIMAPAPAKFCDECGAPYLRETSKFCSECGAKRLGT; encoded by the exons ATGGGGGGTAGGGTTCCGGTGGAGCACTACGATCTCAGAGCGGCGAGTTCCTTCGTCGGAGCCTCTTCGCTCCACGATCTCAATACCGTGGACGACATTGGCGGCGTCAGTCGGGACGCCGTGACTGAGGATAGCCTGGACAACGACGACGATTCCGCTGCCGTT GAATGTATTCATGATTCGTACcgggcttctttgccaattcaTGGTGTTGGAGCTGAAGAAGATCGCTCAAGCCTCGAGGACGTTGGTCCATCGAGGAGTTCCTACGACGTCTTGACCATCGATG ATGTTTCACCTATTGAATCCTCGAGGGCGAGATTTCTGCAAATTATTGTGGATCATTTCATTACTGATCATGTGGTTGAAGTATCTGATCCTGAGGCGGACTACTCTGCTCAATCTGGGCAAGGCCAGCTGAACAAAAGAAAGTCCAGAGAAGTCCAATTTGAGGGTGACCCGAGATTTGCATTGCCTCTGATGTATGTGGCGAATATGTACGAGACTTTAGTTAGTGACGTGAATGTAAGGCTTACTTCATTGAATGGTATCCGTGAGAAAACTATTGGAGTAGCTCTTGAAGCGGCTGGTGGTTTATACAGGAGGCTGGctaaaaaatttcctaaaaaag GTCCTTGCACATTTAGGAGAAGAGAGTTGGCTACTTCTGTAGAAACGCGAACAAGATTTCCTGAATTAGTGATACAGGAGGAGAAGCGGGTTCGCTTTGTAGTAGTTAATGGTCTGGACATTGTCGAGAAACCAGATAGCATGTCAATTGACAATGCCGAATG gtTTAAACGACTGACTGGTCGAACTGAAGTCGCTATCTCTCCTCGTGACTATAAGTTCTATTCACCAAGACACAAGTACAGGCGTATTGTGTCCAATTCTGTTTCTACCATTTCTGCTCTGCCT CCATATCATGGAAGAGATTCTTCAGCCATGTCCCCTGCCGGAGAAGGGTATCGCTCCATCGGTGAA CCACAGAGTCAGCAGTCAACTGCGAAGCATGATATGCAGCCAATGTCACATCAGTCCCAGTTTCACCCTATTCACCAGAGCCATCATCAACCAATTCACCAGAGTCAACATGCATCTCATTTTTCTTCCACCCATCATTGTGGCTCATCTTCTAATTTGCCTGATTTAGCCCATTCTCATCATTCGTCACCTATATCACAACATATGGCTTGCTTACAACCCCTCAATGGAGGCCATGTAGGAGGGCGCTTGCACATAATG GCACCTGCCCCTGCAAAATTCTGTGATGAATGTGGGGCCCCATATTTGAGAGAAACCTCGAAATTTTGCTCAGAATGTGGTGCTAAGAGATTGGGAACATAA
- the LOC115726868 gene encoding plant UBX domain-containing protein 7, whose protein sequence is MESVRSPTDKQSMISSFLEVAVGQTADTARQFLQATSWKLEEAIQLFFVGNEGGVIGGQSNPSPVDGGNAVWVDENAGVSRNDNGNENIGQHDGDEVRPPLPVRREVLYDDAVLYPALGMGPHESSSLIAFRNFDEELKRPGVWEPDQGSTSTAENARDNLASLYRPPFHLMYRGSFEKAKAAASLQDKWLLVNLQSTKEFSSHMLNRDTWANEAVSQTISTNFIFWQVYDDTSEGQKVCTYYRLDSIPVVLVIDPITGQKMRSWTGMIQPESLLENLLLFLEGGPKDHHVSSSHKRPREKSVTPPQKLKDELPKEEDEELQAALAASMENIKEPIKTASEDCKTDTSKEEDSFTRKIPAYPPLPEEPKGDRSLLCRVGVRLPDGRRVQRNFLRTDPIQLLWSFCCSRLEEAESRPFRLAQAIPGASKSLDYDSKLTFQESGLANSMISLTWE, encoded by the exons ATGGAGAGCGTGCGGTCACCGACCGATAAGCAGAGCATGATCTCTTCCTTCTTGGAGGTCGCCGTCGGTCAAACCGCCGATACTGCTCGCCAGTTCTTGCAG GCGACAAGTTGGAAGCTTGAGGAAGCCATTCAACTATTTTTTGTAGGTAATGAAGGCGGTGTTATTGGGGGACAGTCCAATCCTTCCCCAGTAGATGGTGGAAATGCTGTTTGGGTAGATGAAAATGCCGG GGTATCAAGGAATGACAATGGTAATGAAAACATTGGACAGCATGATGGAGATGAAGTGCGTCCTCCTTTACCAGTTAGGAGAGAGGTCCTCTATGATGATGCGGTATTATACCC AGCATTAGGGATGGGGCCACATGAGTCAAGTTCACTAATTGCGTTCAGGAACTTTGATGAGGAACTGAAACGCCCTGGGGTGTGGGAACCAGATCAAGGTTCAACATCTACTGCAGAAAATGCTCGTGATAATCTTGCGTCTCTATATCGTCCTCCTTTCCATTTGATGTATCGCGGATCCTTTGAGAAG GCTAAAGCAGCAGCTTCACTACAAGACAAGTGGCTTCTAGTAAACTTGCAGTCTACCAAGGAGTTCAGCTCGCATATG ctgAATCGGGATACATGGGCAAATGAAGCTGTCTCCCAAACTATCAGCACTAATTTTATCTTCTGGCAG GTATATGACGACACAAGTGAGGGACAGAAGGTTTGCACCTATTACCGATTGGATTCGATTCCTGTTGTGCTTGTTATTGACCCCATCACTGGCCAAAAGATGCGGTCTTGGACTGGAATGATTCAGCCTGAGAGCTTACTTGAG AATTTGTTACTTTTCCTGGAAGGTGGCCCCAAGGACCATCATGTAAGTTCATCACATAAACGTCCTAGAGAAAAGTCTGTGACTCCTCCGCAGAAACTTAAGG ATGAATTGcccaaggaagaagacgaggaacTACAGGCAGCATTGGCAGCTTCCATGGAAAATATAAAAGAGCCAATTAAGACTGCAAGTGAAGATTGCAAAACTGATACCAGCAAGGAAGAAGATTCATTCACGAGGAAGATACCTGCCTACCCACCTCTTCCTGAAGAACCTAAGGGTGATAGGAGCCTACTTTGCCGAGTTGGAGTCCGTCTTCCCGATGGACGTAGGGTCCAGCGGAATTTTCTCCGAACCGATCCAATACAG CTTCTGTGGTCATTCTGCTGTTCTCGGCTGGAAGAGGCTGAAAGTAGGCCATTTCGCTTGGCGCAAGCAATTCCTGGGGCTTCGAAAAGTCTTGACTATGACAGCAAGTTAACCTTCCAGGAGTCGGGTCTTGCAAATTCTATGATCTCTCTCACTTGGGAATGA
- the LOC115726884 gene encoding V-type proton ATPase subunit F, translated as MAGRTPIASKSSALIAMIADEDTVTGFLLAGVGNVDLRRKTNYLIVDSKTTVKAIEDTFKEFTSREDIAIVLISQYIANMIRFLVDSYNKPVPAILEIPSKDHPYDPAHDSVLSRVKYLFSAESVASGRR; from the exons ATGGCTGGAAGGACCCCTATCGCCAGTAAAAGCTCAGCACTCATCGCCATGATTGCTGATGAG GACACTGTCACCGGGTTTTTACTGGCTGGTGTCGGTAATGTTGACTTAAGGAGGAAGACGAACTATCTCATCGTTGACTCGA AAACAACTGTGAAAGCTATTGAAGATACCTTCAAGGAGTTCACATCAAGGGAGGATATCGCTATTGTTTTGATCAGTCAATAT ATTGCAAACATGATAAGGTTTCTGGTTGATAGCTACAACAAGCCAGTTCCAGCAATTCTGGAGATCCCTTCAAAGGATCATCCTTATGACCCTGCTCACGATTCAGTGCTTTCGAGGGTGAAGTACCTCTTCTCTGCTGAATCAGTGGCATCGGGAAGGCGCTGA
- the LOC115726910 gene encoding LOW QUALITY PROTEIN: defensin Ec-AMP-D2-like (The sequence of the model RefSeq protein was modified relative to this genomic sequence to represent the inferred CDS: inserted 1 base in 1 codon), which produces MDFSKRLIPAAFIVMLLLVATEMEPMAVEARTCESQSHRFKGACVRDSNCAAVCQTXGFQGGHCRGFRRRCFCTKHC; this is translated from the exons ATGGATTTCTCGAAGCGATTGATTCCAGCTGCTTTCATTGTGATGCTGTTGCTGGTGGCGACTG AGATGGAGCCGATGGCGGTGGAGGCGAGAACTTGCGAGTCGCAAAGCCACCGGTTCAAAGGGGCATGCGTGAGGGACAGCAACTGCGCCGCTGTTTGCCAGA GAGGCTTCCAGGGCGGGCATTGCCGGGGCTTTCGTCGCCGTTGCTTCTGCACCAAACATTGCTAG